From the Clostridium putrefaciens genome, one window contains:
- the trpS gene encoding tryptophan--tRNA ligase — MEDTKKIIFSGIKPSGDLTLGNYLGAIKNWVKLQDQYDCYFCVADLHAITVRQDPKDLRRRTLEILSIYISSGIDPEKNTLFIQSHVPAHSEASWLLTCSSYMGELGRMTQFKDKSQKYGESIGAGLFNYPILMSSDILLYNADLVPVGIDQKQHLELARDIGERFNNLYSPTFTIPDAYIPTSAAKIMDLQDPTKKMSKSEDNPNGYILIMDPVEVIRKKISRTVTDSIGIVNYSDDQPGVKNLINILSSIKGISPKDIVKNYEGLGYSELKKDVAEAIITELSPIQTKINELLSNKTYLEDIYKKGAEKANYVANKTLRKMQKKIGLIPR, encoded by the coding sequence ATGGAAGATACAAAAAAGATTATATTCAGTGGAATAAAACCCTCTGGAGATTTAACACTTGGTAATTATTTGGGAGCTATAAAAAACTGGGTAAAGCTTCAAGATCAGTATGATTGCTATTTTTGTGTGGCAGATCTACATGCAATTACTGTAAGACAAGATCCTAAGGATCTTAGACGAAGAACTTTAGAAATCTTATCTATATATATATCCTCAGGCATAGATCCAGAAAAAAACACCCTTTTTATACAGTCTCATGTTCCTGCTCACTCCGAAGCCTCGTGGCTACTAACCTGTTCTAGTTACATGGGTGAACTTGGCCGTATGACTCAATTTAAAGATAAGTCTCAAAAGTATGGTGAGTCTATAGGGGCTGGACTTTTTAATTACCCAATCCTTATGTCATCAGACATACTTTTATATAATGCAGATTTAGTTCCAGTTGGTATAGATCAAAAGCAACACTTAGAACTTGCAAGAGATATCGGCGAAAGGTTTAATAATTTATATAGCCCTACTTTTACTATACCCGATGCATATATTCCTACATCTGCAGCAAAAATAATGGATCTTCAAGACCCCACTAAAAAGATGTCCAAATCTGAGGATAATCCTAATGGGTATATTTTAATAATGGATCCTGTTGAAGTTATTAGGAAAAAGATAAGTAGAACTGTAACAGATAGTATTGGAATAGTTAATTACTCTGATGATCAACCTGGGGTTAAAAATTTAATAAATATACTAAGTTCTATAAAAGGCATTTCTCCTAAAGACATAGTTAAAAACTATGAAGGCCTTGGCTATTCAGAATTAAAAAAGGATGTTGCTGAAGCTATAATCACTGAGCTTTCACCTATTCAAACTAAAATAAATGAATTACTAAGTAACAAAACTTATCTCGAAGATATATATAAAAAAGGTGCAGAAAAAGCTAACTATGTAGCTAATAAAACCTTAAGAAAGATGCAAAAGAAAATAGGTTTAATTCCTAGATAA
- a CDS encoding ECF transporter S component has translation MEKKRSNQVSKTQIKVRDLIYMALMSSIVLLGTSLITIPSYNGVIHIGDSIIFISVILLGKKKGAISSALGMFLFDILHGYTYWAPFTFIIKGSMVLIAGWIIERGDNKSTLKYAFAFLMSGVFMIGAYFLSGALIKMLFLGEGITFMNALIVSSYDIPGNILQVVVGIVIALPLIKAIETHKIT, from the coding sequence ATGGAAAAGAAAAGAAGTAATCAAGTATCAAAGACGCAAATTAAAGTAAGGGATTTAATTTATATGGCTCTTATGTCGTCAATTGTTCTTCTAGGAACTTCTCTTATAACTATACCTTCATATAATGGAGTTATACATATAGGAGATAGCATTATATTTATTTCGGTTATATTATTAGGAAAAAAGAAAGGAGCTATATCTTCAGCATTAGGAATGTTTTTGTTTGATATACTTCATGGGTATACTTATTGGGCACCTTTTACATTTATTATTAAAGGCTCAATGGTACTTATAGCAGGATGGATAATTGAAAGAGGCGATAATAAATCTACATTAAAATATGCTTTTGCATTTTTAATGTCAGGAGTATTTATGATAGGTGCATACTTTTTATCAGGAGCTCTAATAAAGATGTTGTTTTTAGGTGAGGGAATAACATTTATGAATGCACTTATAGTATCTTCTTATGATATACCAGGAAACATATTACAAGTTGTTGTAGGTATAGTAATTGCATTACCTTTAATAAAGGCAATAGAAACTCA